A part of Methanothermobacter sp. genomic DNA contains:
- the mvhA gene encoding F420-non-reducing hydrogenase subunit MvhA — translation MVKLTMEPVTRIEGHAKITVHLDDAGNVEDTRLHVMEFRGFEKFLQGRPIEEAPRIVPRICGICDVQHHLAAAKAVDACFGFEPEDILPAAYKMREIMNWGSYMHSHALHFYFLAAPDFIAGKDRKTRNVFQIIKDKPDVALQAIELRKNALEIVRAIGGRPIHPTSSTPGGISTELDDETQKDLLQKAQRNVELAEATLELAVPIFEENIDLVNSLGNIETYHTGLVKDGVWDVYDGIVRIKDKEGNLFREFKPADYADTIAEHVKPYSWLKFPYIKDLGYPDGVYRVSPLSRLNVADKMPDAAPKAQDYFKEFRDKFGYAQQTLLYHWARLIELLACAECAADALEGDLSGEKFPDSLERQAGDGVGIVEAPRGTLTHHYTCDENGLITKANIVVATIQNNPAMEMGIQKVAQEYIKPGVEVDDKIFNLMEMVIRAYDPCLSCATHTIDSQMRLATLEVYDSEGDLVKRI, via the coding sequence ATGGTTAAACTCACAATGGAACCTGTGACCCGTATTGAAGGTCACGCCAAGATTACAGTACACCTCGATGATGCAGGTAATGTTGAGGACACAAGGCTCCATGTTATGGAATTCCGCGGATTCGAAAAATTCCTCCAGGGAAGACCCATAGAGGAAGCACCAAGGATAGTTCCAAGGATCTGCGGTATCTGTGACGTGCAGCACCACCTTGCAGCCGCAAAGGCTGTTGACGCCTGCTTTGGATTCGAACCAGAAGATATACTCCCTGCAGCCTACAAAATGAGGGAGATCATGAACTGGGGCTCATACATGCACTCACATGCCCTGCACTTCTACTTCCTAGCAGCCCCTGACTTCATAGCAGGTAAGGACAGGAAGACAAGGAATGTCTTCCAGATAATAAAGGACAAACCTGATGTTGCCCTTCAGGCCATAGAGTTACGTAAAAATGCTCTGGAAATCGTCAGGGCCATAGGTGGAAGGCCAATTCACCCAACCTCCTCAACACCAGGAGGTATATCAACAGAACTTGATGATGAAACACAGAAGGACCTCCTTCAGAAGGCCCAGAGGAACGTTGAACTGGCAGAGGCCACCCTGGAACTTGCAGTTCCAATATTCGAGGAGAACATTGACCTCGTGAACTCACTGGGTAATATCGAGACATACCACACAGGTCTTGTCAAGGACGGTGTGTGGGATGTCTACGATGGTATAGTGAGGATAAAGGACAAGGAAGGAAACCTGTTCAGGGAGTTCAAACCAGCAGACTACGCTGACACCATCGCTGAACACGTCAAACCATACTCCTGGCTCAAATTCCCATACATAAAGGACCTCGGCTACCCTGACGGTGTCTACCGTGTCTCACCACTCTCAAGGCTCAACGTGGCAGACAAGATGCCTGATGCAGCTCCAAAGGCACAGGATTACTTCAAGGAGTTCCGGGACAAGTTTGGATACGCACAGCAGACACTACTTTACCACTGGGCAAGGCTCATAGAACTCCTCGCATGTGCTGAATGTGCAGCCGATGCACTTGAAGGGGACCTCTCTGGAGAAAAATTCCCTGATTCCCTTGAAAGGCAGGCCGGCGACGGTGTGGGCATAGTTGAGGCACCAAGGGGAACACTCACACACCACTACACCTGTGATGAGAACGGCCTCATAACCAAGGCAAACATCGTGGTTGCAACGATCCAGAACAACCCTGCCATGGAGATGGGTATCCAGAAGGTTGCCCAGGAATACATCAAACCTGGTGTTGAAGTGGATGAT
- the mvhG gene encoding F420-non-reducing hydrogenase subunit MvhG, translating to MAEKIKIGTMWLGGCSGCHLSIADLHEALLDVMELADFEFSPVLMDTKYDEIPELDVVIIEGGIVNDENREFAEKLREKAKFVISYGTCAVYGGIPGLRNLWDKEEVIEEAYINSITTPNEEGVIPSEEVPHLEGRVKPLDEVIDVDFEIPGCPPRSDVVAEVILALLKGEEIELPSTNLCEVCPREKPPEGLAMDFIKRQFEVGKPEEDLCLIPQGLICMGPATISICGAECPSIAIPCRGCYGPTARVEDQGAKMISAIASDYKVEEDKTVDPEEVAEQLDDIVGTFYTFTLPAALIPMKIKKEGK from the coding sequence ATGGCTGAAAAAATAAAGATCGGAACAATGTGGCTCGGAGGATGCTCCGGCTGCCATCTGTCCATTGCAGACTTACACGAAGCACTTCTGGATGTCATGGAACTCGCTGACTTTGAATTCAGTCCAGTTTTAATGGACACAAAATACGATGAAATCCCTGAACTTGATGTGGTGATCATCGAGGGTGGAATCGTAAATGATGAAAACAGGGAATTCGCAGAGAAGCTAAGGGAAAAGGCTAAATTTGTCATAAGCTACGGTACATGTGCTGTATACGGCGGCATACCAGGCCTCAGGAACCTCTGGGACAAGGAAGAGGTCATAGAGGAAGCATACATAAACTCCATAACAACACCAAACGAAGAGGGTGTCATACCATCCGAGGAGGTGCCACACCTCGAGGGAAGGGTTAAGCCACTTGATGAAGTCATAGACGTTGACTTTGAAATCCCGGGATGCCCACCAAGATCAGATGTTGTCGCTGAGGTTATTCTTGCACTCCTCAAAGGAGAAGAAATAGAACTACCAAGCACAAACCTCTGTGAAGTCTGCCCAAGGGAAAAACCACCAGAAGGACTTGCAATGGACTTCATAAAGAGGCAGTTTGAGGTTGGTAAACCAGAGGAGGACCTCTGTCTCATACCACAGGGACTCATCTGCATGGGTCCAGCAACCATATCAATCTGTGGTGCAGAGTGCCCGAGCATAGCCATACCATGCCGTGGCTGCTACGGTCCAACAGCACGTGTCGAGGACCAGGGTGCTAAAATGATAAGTGCCATAGCCTCTGACTACAAGGTCGAGGAGGACAAAACCGTCGATCCAGAGGAAGTGGCTGAACAGCTGGATGACATTGTTGGAACATTCTACACATTTACACTTCCAGCAGCACTCATACCAATGAAAATAAAGAAGGAGGGTAAATAG
- a CDS encoding hydrogenase iron-sulfur subunit: MAEDDIKIVMFCCNWCSYGGADTAGTARMQYPTNVRVIRVMCSGRIEPQFVLKAFREGADGVLVTGCHHGDCHYDAGNYKLDRRMRLIYKLADELGIGRERIHHDWISASEGEKFAETVKMMVDRIRALGPSPIKKQLAEA; this comes from the coding sequence ATGGCTGAAGATGACATAAAGATTGTGATGTTCTGTTGTAACTGGTGTTCCTACGGTGGAGCAGACACTGCAGGAACAGCAAGGATGCAGTACCCTACAAACGTTAGGGTTATCCGTGTGATGTGTTCAGGGAGGATAGAGCCACAGTTTGTTCTCAAGGCATTCAGGGAAGGCGCTGATGGTGTTCTCGTAACAGGATGCCACCATGGTGACTGCCACTACGACGCAGGAAACTACAAGCTCGACAGGAGAATGAGGCTGATCTACAAGCTGGCAGATGAACTCGGAATTGGCAGGGAAAGGATTCACCACGACTGGATATCCGCATCAGAAGGTGAAAAATTCGCCGAAACAGTCAAGATGATGGTTGACAGGATAAGGGCCCTTGGCCCATCACCAATCAAAAAACAGCTGGCTGAAGCATAA
- the hmdC gene encoding 5,10-methenyltetrahydromethanopterin hydrogenase cofactor biosynthesis protein HmdC, with product MHDIIREAADNPEAAWEIMKMDKDVTAVVDAISELSREDKIKLGATFKRFPLGCDLTEIIVGTCASDLEKMDLIGNCILSDTIGATIHVCAYAFADIAENYGMRPVELMREVRETTEVPLDLDHFGRYGPMRFPRSITGCGGQCYLEGPPFEGCPRERIHSRLLEKEKEGLPDRDEWVELASSVAINLTPVQGAETHAAPLDEAREVFELARKHGKGVEAIMFVGDGYDDLISGFEAGLDMGVDVFVLEGGPFNLASDRLDAFAGAVAAARILTPGRIVATNGAYEDECRIGLRAGLNAIITGFPKNHHGYMCGYSPGTARRGKFGLPRVMKIMREEVEAALTPVPIQKPQLEALAAAVKVSGRENVYPETIGHTYVGDAHWACLPSTPLYERVNIKRDVDTLAEMTRNGDIHGTVAIFGARFVSWVIAKKLDGMVDEFVLVDSDPWVEWVSVDNLRSEIKTEVRSGGSSDADAYRDSDSAIVSTTIPEIAAKISGKFRDAVTLV from the coding sequence ATGCATGATATCATCAGGGAAGCGGCGGATAATCCTGAAGCTGCATGGGAAATCATGAAAATGGACAAGGATGTGACGGCGGTAGTGGATGCGATTTCTGAACTCTCAAGGGAGGATAAGATTAAACTCGGAGCCACCTTCAAGAGGTTTCCACTGGGCTGTGACCTCACTGAAATCATTGTGGGCACCTGTGCATCTGACCTTGAAAAGATGGATCTTATTGGAAACTGCATACTTTCAGACACAATAGGCGCAACAATACACGTATGTGCCTATGCATTCGCAGATATAGCCGAGAACTATGGTATGAGACCTGTGGAGCTCATGAGGGAGGTGCGGGAGACCACCGAGGTCCCCCTGGACCTTGACCACTTTGGAAGATACGGTCCCATGAGGTTCCCTAGATCAATAACCGGGTGCGGAGGACAGTGTTACCTTGAGGGGCCCCCATTTGAGGGCTGTCCACGCGAAAGAATACACTCAAGACTCCTTGAAAAGGAAAAGGAGGGCCTGCCTGACAGGGATGAATGGGTTGAACTCGCATCCTCTGTGGCGATTAACCTGACACCGGTGCAGGGGGCTGAAACCCATGCAGCACCCCTTGATGAGGCACGTGAGGTTTTTGAACTTGCAAGAAAGCACGGTAAGGGTGTTGAGGCCATAATGTTTGTTGGAGACGGATACGATGACCTCATATCTGGCTTTGAGGCAGGACTTGATATGGGTGTCGATGTATTCGTACTTGAGGGTGGCCCATTCAACCTTGCATCCGATAGACTTGACGCTTTTGCAGGGGCCGTTGCCGCAGCAAGAATCCTTACACCAGGTAGAATCGTTGCAACCAATGGTGCATATGAGGACGAGTGCCGCATAGGGTTGAGGGCAGGGCTGAATGCCATAATAACAGGGTTTCCAAAGAACCACCATGGCTACATGTGTGGCTACAGTCCCGGCACGGCACGGAGGGGCAAGTTTGGCCTTCCCCGGGTCATGAAGATAATGAGGGAAGAGGTTGAGGCTGCTCTAACACCTGTTCCAATACAGAAGCCGCAGCTTGAGGCCCTTGCAGCTGCAGTGAAGGTTTCAGGAAGGGAAAATGTTTATCCAGAAACCATCGGGCATACATATGTGGGTGACGCCCACTGGGCATGCCTTCCATCAACTCCACTCTATGAACGGGTGAATATAAAGAGGGACGTGGATACGCTTGCTGAGATGACTAGAAACGGCGACATACATGGAACAGTGGCAATCTTCGGCGCAAGATTCGTATCATGGGTGATTGCAAAGAAACTTGATGGAATGGTGGATGAATTCGTACTTGTGGACAGCGACCCCTGGGTTGAATGGGTCAGCGTGGACAACCTCCGATCAGAAATTAAAACAGAGGTCCGATCTGGCGGTTCCAGTGATGCGGATGCATACAGGGATTCGGATTCAGCCATAGTTTCCACAACCATTCCTGAGATAGCTGCAAAAATTTCCGGGAAATTCAGAGATGCGGTGACCCTTGTATGA
- a CDS encoding hydrogenase iron-sulfur subunit has product MSFEPKIVGFCCNWCSYGGADTAGTARMQYPPNVRIIRVMCSGRVNASMILKAFSEGADGVFVGGCHIGDCHYDSGNYKWKRRARFIEDILPEFGIDKERFRWEWISASEGEKFQKTMQEFYETVKSLGPLKRAGK; this is encoded by the coding sequence ATGAGTTTCGAGCCAAAGATAGTTGGATTCTGCTGCAACTGGTGCTCCTATGGCGGAGCAGACACCGCGGGAACAGCGAGGATGCAGTATCCACCCAACGTCCGTATCATAAGGGTGATGTGTTCAGGCCGTGTCAACGCCTCGATGATACTCAAGGCCTTCAGTGAGGGTGCAGACGGCGTATTTGTGGGCGGATGCCACATAGGGGACTGCCACTATGATTCAGGAAACTACAAATGGAAACGAAGAGCCCGGTTCATTGAGGACATACTCCCTGAATTTGGCATAGATAAGGAGAGATTCAGGTGGGAGTGGATATCGGCATCGGAGGGTGAAAAATTTCAGAAAACAATGCAGGAATTCTATGAGACTGTAAAATCCCTCGGGCCACTTAAGAGGGCGGGAAAATAG
- a CDS encoding Coenzyme F420 hydrogenase/dehydrogenase, beta subunit C-terminal domain produces the protein MKMKYLLARATDEEIQRRGECGGAVTAIFKYMLDKEVVDAVLTLERGDDVYDGIPVLLEDSSGIESTCGSLHCAPTMFGDLISRYLSDMRLAVAVKPCDAMAIRELEKRHQIDPDKVYKIGLNCGGTLAPVSAREMIETFYEIDPDDVVGEEIDRGKFIVELRDGSHREISIDYLEEEGFGRRENCQRCEIMVPRNADLACGNWGAEDGWTFIEVNTERGQEIIDGARSSGYIEVREPSEKMVKIREKIENAMISMARKFQDKYLDEEYPSLDEWDEYWKRCINCFACRDACPVCFCRECELEKDYLLESDEKASDPLTFQGVRLSHMGFSCINCGQCEDVCPMDIPIARIYHKIQKKYRDRTGFIAGVSEELPPMYSGEKD, from the coding sequence ATTAAGATGAAATACCTCCTTGCAAGGGCTACAGATGAGGAGATTCAGAGAAGAGGAGAATGTGGCGGAGCGGTGACAGCCATATTCAAATACATGCTGGATAAGGAAGTCGTGGATGCGGTGCTAACACTGGAAAGGGGAGATGACGTGTACGATGGGATCCCCGTCCTACTTGAGGATTCGTCAGGCATAGAGTCAACGTGCGGTTCCCTGCACTGCGCACCCACCATGTTCGGGGACCTCATCTCCCGCTATCTAAGTGACATGAGGCTGGCTGTCGCTGTAAAACCTTGTGATGCAATGGCCATAAGGGAACTTGAGAAGAGGCACCAGATAGACCCTGATAAGGTATATAAAATAGGATTGAACTGTGGCGGAACCCTTGCCCCTGTATCTGCCAGGGAGATGATAGAGACCTTCTATGAGATAGACCCCGATGATGTTGTGGGTGAGGAGATCGATAGGGGTAAATTCATAGTGGAACTCAGGGACGGAAGTCACAGGGAGATATCAATCGATTACCTTGAGGAAGAGGGTTTCGGCAGACGGGAGAACTGTCAGCGCTGCGAAATAATGGTTCCGCGTAACGCTGACCTAGCCTGTGGAAACTGGGGTGCAGAGGATGGATGGACATTCATAGAGGTTAACACTGAAAGAGGTCAGGAGATCATTGACGGTGCCCGCAGCAGCGGATACATTGAGGTGCGGGAACCCTCTGAGAAGATGGTGAAGATAAGGGAGAAAATCGAAAACGCAATGATCAGCATGGCCAGGAAGTTTCAGGATAAATACCTTGATGAGGAGTACCCCTCACTGGATGAATGGGATGAGTACTGGAAGCGCTGCATAAACTGCTTTGCCTGCAGGGACGCCTGTCCGGTATGCTTCTGCAGGGAATGTGAACTTGAAAAGGACTACCTCCTGGAATCAGATGAAAAGGCATCAGACCCCCTCACATTCCAGGGAGTGAGGCTCTCGCACATGGGTTTCAGCTGCATAAACTGCGGTCAGTGCGAGGATGTCTGCCCAATGGACATACCCATTGCAAGAATCTACCACAAGATACAGAAAAAATACCGTGACAGAACAGGATTCATAGCAGGGGTGAGTGAAGAACTGCCCCCAATGTACAGCGGGGAGAAGGATTAG
- a CDS encoding molybdopterin-dependent oxidoreductase: protein MMVKHTLCPSCSAGCGVNLVDMGGTPVGTYPYRRHPVNEGKTCRAGRDCYEIPLMNRVTSPGVKKSGKLGGVKWDEALDKLTQLLSSEDISILTTGTLTNEEALKLKEIIEEFDIKKSGLITAFPEFDYPEIDIRKIRDYDNIAVIGDAITCAPLIGRRIFHAMAAGAEVRSYDRRDDTRMAVNSGFHRTFSDDRELLDDLQKLPGGSLIIITYEIPEIIGPVLEVSSENEFDVLPIFEDFNTRGVMQHIPPLQEVEFDSVWLIDPGAAAEPVESGKLILQSIRTGGLVPDIFLPTAAWCEKAGSYTSTAGYTSKLEPALQAPEGVLPDMEIFERILTAGD, encoded by the coding sequence ATGATGGTGAAACACACTTTATGCCCTTCCTGCAGTGCAGGCTGTGGTGTGAATCTTGTGGATATGGGCGGAACACCTGTGGGAACCTACCCCTACAGGAGACACCCGGTCAATGAGGGAAAGACCTGCAGAGCGGGCAGGGATTGCTATGAAATCCCATTGATGAACAGAGTAACATCCCCTGGAGTTAAAAAATCAGGGAAACTAGGTGGAGTGAAATGGGATGAGGCACTGGATAAATTAACTCAACTTCTTTCATCAGAGGACATATCCATCCTAACAACAGGAACCCTCACCAATGAGGAGGCACTTAAACTCAAAGAAATCATAGAAGAGTTTGATATAAAAAAATCAGGTTTAATAACGGCCTTCCCTGAATTTGATTATCCTGAAATTGATATCAGAAAGATCAGAGACTATGATAACATTGCAGTCATAGGGGATGCCATAACCTGCGCTCCACTCATAGGCAGGAGGATATTCCATGCAATGGCCGCCGGGGCAGAGGTGAGGTCCTATGACAGAAGGGACGACACAAGGATGGCGGTAAATTCAGGGTTTCACAGAACCTTCTCAGATGACAGGGAGCTCCTGGATGACCTCCAGAAACTTCCAGGAGGATCTCTGATTATAATAACCTATGAAATACCGGAAATCATAGGGCCCGTTCTTGAGGTCTCATCTGAGAATGAATTTGATGTTCTACCCATCTTTGAGGACTTCAACACAAGGGGTGTGATGCAGCACATCCCCCCGCTTCAGGAAGTGGAGTTTGATTCTGTCTGGTTAATAGATCCCGGTGCAGCTGCAGAGCCAGTGGAATCAGGAAAACTCATTCTCCAGTCCATAAGAACCGGAGGTCTTGTACCTGATATTTTCCTCCCAACGGCAGCATGGTGTGAAAAAGCTGGTTCATACACCAGCACAGCGGGATACACCTCGAAACTCGAACCCGCACTGCAGGCACCCGAAGGAGTCCTCCCCGACATGGAAATATTTGAAAGAATACTCACGGCAGGTGATTAA
- the hmd gene encoding 5,10-methenyltetrahydromethanopterin hydrogenase — translation MKLAILGAGCYRTHAASGITNFARACEVAEMVGKPEIAMTHSTITMGAELKELAGVDEVVVADPVFDNQFTVIDDFAYEDVIEAHKEDPEKIMPQIREKVNEVAKELPKPPEGAIHFTHPEDLGFEITTDDKEAIADADFIMTWFPKGDMQPDIINKFIDDIKPGAIVTHACTIPTTKFYKIFEQKHGDLVTKPETLNVTSYHPGAVPEMKGQVYIAEGYASEDAINTLFELGQKARGNAYRLPAELLGPVCDMCSALTAITYAGILSYRDSVTQVLGAPAGFAQMMAKESLEQITALMEKVGIDKMEEHLDPGALLGTADSMNFGASADILPTVFEILEKRKK, via the coding sequence ATGAAACTTGCAATACTAGGTGCAGGATGTTACAGGACCCATGCAGCCAGTGGAATAACAAACTTTGCCAGGGCCTGCGAAGTCGCTGAAATGGTTGGAAAACCAGAAATAGCCATGACCCATTCCACAATAACAATGGGTGCTGAGCTTAAAGAACTCGCAGGTGTCGATGAGGTCGTCGTTGCAGACCCTGTATTCGACAACCAGTTCACAGTCATAGACGACTTTGCCTACGAGGACGTCATAGAGGCTCACAAGGAGGACCCTGAAAAAATAATGCCACAGATCAGGGAAAAGGTCAACGAAGTCGCCAAAGAGCTCCCAAAACCACCAGAAGGTGCAATACACTTCACACACCCCGAAGACCTTGGATTTGAAATAACAACAGACGACAAAGAGGCTATAGCAGACGCAGACTTCATCATGACCTGGTTCCCAAAGGGTGACATGCAGCCAGACATAATAAACAAGTTCATAGACGACATAAAACCTGGTGCAATCGTCACACACGCCTGCACAATTCCAACCACCAAGTTCTACAAGATCTTTGAACAGAAACACGGTGACCTAGTAACCAAACCTGAAACACTCAACGTAACATCCTACCACCCAGGTGCCGTTCCTGAAATGAAGGGACAGGTATACATTGCAGAGGGCTACGCCTCAGAGGACGCAATAAACACCCTCTTCGAACTAGGACAGAAGGCCAGGGGTAACGCATACAGGCTGCCAGCAGAACTCCTCGGACCAGTCTGTGACATGTGCTCAGCACTGACAGCAATAACCTACGCAGGTATACTCTCCTACAGGGACTCAGTTACACAAGTACTCGGCGCGCCTGCAGGTTTCGCACAGATGATGGCCAAGGAGTCCCTGGAGCAGATAACAGCCCTCATGGAAAAGGTTGGAATAGACAAAATGGAGGAGCACCTCGACCCTGGTGCACTCCTGGGTACAGCTGACTCCATGAACTTCGGAGCATCAGCAGACATACTCCCAACCGTCTTTGAAATCCTCGAGAAGAGGAAAAAATAA